The following DNA comes from Brassica oleracea var. oleracea cultivar TO1000 chromosome C5, BOL, whole genome shotgun sequence.
TTGGCCGCTGATTTAGCCTTAAGATCTCCGACACTAACCAAAAGACTATAAGGATTGTGTTTTACCTCGACGGCGTTGACAAGTGTAATGTACACAAGGAATGTATATGAGTATATCGCTCCCCACTTCCGGTAGAGTAGAAGATGAATGTAACCGTAGTCCAGAACCACATTTTTTTGTAGAGTATCTATCATATGCATGTATATTCAAACTATATGTGGACATTAGAACATACTCTAGAATGTAACCGGTTTTTATCGGTTCTTTTGCCCACCCTTAGTAGTAGTAAGCAAATACCGGTTTAACAAGCCTAAACCAATAGAGAAATGTCAGAAATTGGAGTAAACCGATTAAAGGAAATTATAAACAGACAAAACAAAAAGAAGGAAATTCAAGGAATGTTTACTTGTTTCATTTTTATGTACCAAACTATATTGTAAACTTCCTCCATGAGGATCACCTTGCTTCATCAATATAAAGGAATCTTTGTCGGAAAAAAAAAAGTAAATTCAAATTATCAGCTGATCCTAATTAGTATTGAAAAAAGAATTCTCATAAATATAAAATTATAGAAAGGAAAATTATAAACCGATAAAACAAAAAGAAAGGAAAAATTTAAGTTAATCCTAATTAATATTGGGAAAGGAATTCTCATAAATATTAAAACTTTACTCCGATCCGACCAAACTCTTTTTTTGCAACCCGACCAAACTAAACTCTTTGTAATCAAAGTGAATCAATGGAGGAAGAAAGACGGGAATCATCGCCACCGCCGGCCAAGAAGATGAAAGTGTCTCCGTCGTCGTCTGGGTTATGGTCGCTGCCAGACGAGGTGGCAGTAAACTGCCTGGCACAGATCTCGAGATTCGACCTGGCGGCCTTAGCAATCGCCTCAAAGATCCACCGCTCTCTCGTGTCTTCCCGTGAGCTCTTGGAACTGAGACGGCGGAAGGGTTGCACCGAGACGTGTTTCTACGTATGCATGCGCATATCTCCTGACCCGATCCGCCCACCACGTTGGTTCATCCTCAGCCCTCACCATCGCCTGAACCCGATCCCGTGGAACCCCTCCCAGGCCTCGGAATCGTCCTCCTACGTGGCGGTGGACGGAGGGATCTACGTTTTGGGTGGACTCATAGACGGCCGCCACCGCACTCGAGATGTCTGGTTCCTAGATTGTTTCTATCACACGTGGACACGCGTCCCGTCCATGAAGATGCCTCGTGCTTCCGCATCAGCGAACCTCGTCGAGGGGAAGATATACGTTTCTGGAGGGTGTGTAGAGGAGAAAGCTAATCCCACAAACTGGTCAGAGGTTTTCGATATAAAGACCCAAACTTGGGGTCACTGGTATCTCCCCAAGTTGCGATTCAGTATCTGCCAGAGTGTGGTGATAGAGGAGGAGAAGAAGGTTTACGTTGTTGACGAGGGGCGTCGAAGCTTCTACTTATTGCCGAGTGAGTGTTTGTTTTGGAGGTTCAACAAAACAATTTGCGACTTTATTCCGGGAACCAGAAACGATTGGTGTGCTATAGGGAAGCTTTTGTTCTGTCGTGGTACTTGCGGGAGAATACTGTGGTGTGAGCCTAATGAGTTGCGTTGGAAACCAGTCAAGGGTTTGGAAGAGCTTTATGATATTTGCAGACTCAGCAGCAACTCTGCTGGAAACATTGTCATCTTCTGGAACTCCCTTCTTTGTCAGACTTGGCTTTGGTCTGCCGAGATTTCCTTGCGGAGGGAACAAGGCGAGATTTGGGGTAAGATGGAATGGTCCGATGCTGTCTTCAAACTTGATACTCTCTCACCCTCATCTGTCTTATACTCTGCTTCTGTTCTTGTGTCTGCTAAATGAATCTATGCATTATATTGATTTAACTTATATAACATTGTGTAACAAACCTCAAGTTTAAAGCAAAGGGTTAAAGCATCAATATTGTTTTTTTATTGTTCTGTCTTCATCCATCTTCTTTTATCTTGACATGAAAACAAAAAGAATTACAATAGGAACAGGAATCTATAGTGATATAAAATAAAACTCAGATAAATCTGTAATAATATTAATGTAAACAAAGATGTGTTTTGTCGTAGAGTACCAAAAAGGAGTAAATGAATTACATGATAAATCAAATCAAATTATAGTAGAATCATTACAGTGAAACTACCTGCAGGATAATATAACAATGAACAGAGAAAGAGGAAGTGTGTAGTGTATTCTTAACGAGAGGCTCTTACGTTCTCTTGTTGGGTTCGAAGACGTATTTGATCAACGAATCTTTGATGGAAAGCAACTCCGGAAACTCCTTGCTGAGCTTAGCACCATCCATCTCGTTGTTGCTCCGTGGTGCAACAATGACCTTAGCCTGTTCTTCCAAAGTGAAGTTGGACCATTTGAAACCCGGCTCGATGTAACTCTTGTACATCTCTAGTATCTCGTTGTGGCTCACCACTCCTGGATTGGTGAAGTTCCATATCCCCCTCAGGTTCCTCTTCGCCATCTCGATCGAGATTGGTAAGAGTTCGTCTAGTATGGTCATGCTGTTTGGGATGTTCACCACTTTGTTGTAACGCGAGATCTTGGTGATGAAGTTTCGTGGGTTGTTCAAGTCGGATGAGATTGGCATACGCACTCTCAAGGTGCATACGTTGTCAAATTCTCTTAGAAGCTCTTCCACCTGGTGAAAATGAAAACAGAGAATTTATAGACTGAGTTTCCAGAGATTGAGGATCAAAATGTAGTTTGTTTATGTGATAGTTTATTATTACCATTGCCTTTGTTTTTGAGTAGAAGGAACCGGTGAAGTTCGGTTTATCTTCTTCCTTAAAGCCA
Coding sequences within:
- the LOC106293414 gene encoding F-box/kelch-repeat protein At4g39560-like, which produces MEEERRESSPPPAKKMKVSPSSSGLWSLPDEVAVNCLAQISRFDLAALAIASKIHRSLVSSRELLELRRRKGCTETCFYVCMRISPDPIRPPRWFILSPHHRLNPIPWNPSQASESSSYVAVDGGIYVLGGLIDGRHRTRDVWFLDCFYHTWTRVPSMKMPRASASANLVEGKIYVSGGCVEEKANPTNWSEVFDIKTQTWGHWYLPKLRFSICQSVVIEEEKKVYVVDEGRRSFYLLPSECLFWRFNKTICDFIPGTRNDWCAIGKLLFCRGTCGRILWCEPNELRWKPVKGLEELYDICRLSSNSAGNIVIFWNSLLCQTWLWSAEISLRREQGEIWGKMEWSDAVFKLDTLSPSSVLYSASVLVSAK